The following coding sequences lie in one Myxococcus xanthus genomic window:
- a CDS encoding ricin-type beta-trefoil lectin domain protein, with amino-acid sequence MFAGLATLTGLPMAAEASNDVSPEIVSAMRRDLGLTEQQVHQRLSFEAKAPGLEQTMREQLGDAFGGAWLDAEGGQLIVGVTDESRLAKARVAGVRTVRVARSLARLGQVKAELDQNVQALSPAIHSWYVDLPTNSVVVYVDASSQTKLRADAFIAQSSGLKDGSLRVVASTHAPEPAYDLRGGDPYYFSNYRCSVGFPVNGGFVTAGHCGGAGTPTTGHNGVALGTIRGSVWPGSDYGWVATNGSWTPQPWVNNYSGGNVTVAGSQEAPVNASICRSGYTTGWRCGVLQAKNITVNYSVGPVYGLHKTNACADGGDSGGSVISGNQAQGVTSGVAGTCANGNPPQTFYQPVNPILGAYGLTLRTTGGGSSGRSFVSRLNGKCIDVPNSNFSDGVQLQMWDCNGTNAQRWTFVNGTVQAGGKCMDVAWASTANGAAIQLANCSGNPAQQFVLSGAGDLVSVLANKCVDIVNHNTSSGARLIIYECTGNPNQKWDYR; translated from the coding sequence ATGTTCGCTGGCCTTGCCACCCTGACGGGCCTGCCGATGGCCGCCGAGGCCTCGAACGATGTGTCGCCAGAAATCGTCTCCGCGATGCGCCGGGACCTTGGGCTCACCGAGCAGCAGGTGCATCAGCGCCTGTCCTTCGAGGCGAAGGCGCCCGGGCTGGAGCAGACGATGCGTGAACAACTGGGCGACGCCTTCGGTGGCGCCTGGCTCGACGCGGAGGGCGGCCAGCTCATCGTCGGTGTCACCGACGAGTCCCGCCTCGCCAAGGCCCGGGTCGCCGGCGTGAGGACCGTGCGCGTGGCGCGGAGCCTGGCGCGGCTGGGGCAGGTGAAGGCGGAGCTGGACCAGAACGTCCAGGCGCTCTCGCCCGCCATCCACTCCTGGTACGTCGACCTGCCGACGAACAGCGTCGTTGTCTACGTGGACGCCTCCAGCCAGACGAAGCTACGCGCGGATGCCTTCATCGCGCAGAGCTCGGGCCTGAAGGACGGCAGCCTCCGCGTGGTGGCCTCCACCCACGCGCCCGAGCCCGCCTACGACCTGCGCGGCGGTGACCCGTACTACTTCAGCAACTACCGCTGTTCGGTGGGCTTCCCCGTCAACGGGGGCTTCGTCACCGCCGGCCACTGCGGCGGCGCCGGCACGCCCACCACGGGGCACAACGGCGTGGCCCTGGGCACCATCCGTGGCTCCGTCTGGCCCGGCTCCGACTACGGCTGGGTGGCCACCAATGGCTCGTGGACCCCACAGCCGTGGGTCAACAACTACAGCGGCGGCAACGTCACCGTCGCGGGCTCCCAGGAGGCTCCTGTGAATGCTTCCATCTGCCGCTCCGGCTACACCACCGGCTGGCGGTGCGGCGTGCTCCAGGCGAAGAACATCACCGTCAACTACTCCGTCGGGCCCGTGTACGGCCTGCACAAGACGAACGCGTGCGCGGACGGCGGAGACTCCGGCGGCTCCGTCATCTCCGGCAACCAGGCCCAGGGCGTGACGTCCGGCGTGGCGGGCACGTGTGCCAACGGCAATCCGCCGCAGACGTTCTACCAGCCCGTCAACCCCATCCTGGGCGCCTACGGCCTGACGCTCCGCACGACGGGCGGCGGCAGCAGCGGACGGTCCTTCGTGTCGCGCCTCAACGGCAAGTGCATCGACGTGCCCAACTCCAACTTCTCCGACGGCGTGCAGCTCCAGATGTGGGACTGCAATGGCACGAACGCGCAGCGGTGGACCTTCGTCAACGGCACCGTTCAGGCAGGCGGCAAGTGCATGGACGTGGCCTGGGCCTCCACGGCCAACGGCGCGGCCATCCAGTTGGCCAACTGCAGCGGCAACCCGGCACAGCAGTTCGTGCTGAGCGGCGCGGGTGACCTGGTCAGCGTGCTCGCCAACAAGTGCGTGGACATCGTGAACCACAACACGTCCAGCGGCGCCCGGCTCATCATCTACGAGTGCACGGGCAACCCGAACCAGAAGTGGGACTACCGCTGA
- a CDS encoding GNAT family N-acetyltransferase encodes MRTHTESIPYEVHRDDGFVASDDPARIDLDVVHGYLSRSYWSAGIPRETVERAARNSLVFGLYSSGGQVGYARVVTDRASFAYLCDVFVLESYQGRGLGQWMMEALLAHPDLQGLRRFLLATRDAHSLYARYGFQPLGAPARFMERHDPDVYVRNREEGAKGKAG; translated from the coding sequence ATGCGCACCCACACTGAGTCCATTCCCTACGAAGTCCACCGCGATGACGGGTTCGTCGCCTCCGACGACCCCGCGCGCATCGACCTGGACGTCGTCCATGGCTACCTGTCCCGCTCATACTGGTCCGCGGGCATTCCCCGGGAGACGGTCGAACGGGCCGCCCGGAACTCGCTCGTCTTTGGGCTCTATTCGTCTGGAGGCCAGGTGGGCTACGCCCGCGTCGTCACCGACCGCGCGAGCTTCGCCTATCTTTGTGACGTCTTCGTCCTGGAGTCGTACCAGGGGCGGGGTCTGGGCCAGTGGATGATGGAGGCGCTGCTCGCGCATCCCGACCTGCAAGGGCTTCGGCGGTTCTTGCTCGCCACGCGAGATGCCCATTCACTCTATGCGCGTTACGGCTTTCAGCCATTGGGCGCGCCCGCGCGCTTCATGGAGCGCCATGACCCGGACGTCTATGTCCGAAATCGAGAAGAGGGCGCGAAAGGGAAGGCAGGATGA
- a CDS encoding aKG-HExxH-type peptide beta-hydroxylase yields MQQIEVIRQLDHRFQHQEPFGNSLKIVLRVIERYKFVLEVLSRQDARLRALTERVEALDTASVNVLFGDLLVRAALETAISKLETTGRVGAVRDTFPALLGEALDSLEESRRLSVARKAMGRDFTVGPSGRTWVWDLPDTPSRVGDLLRDSIRTGFMPGAKSSVEIIRPTPRMVEGLERACELLRRLVPEMAQSVFLHLHCIAVANIRGPRGRMLTGSGGDGTPCMIFIDPDELENPWDTAGHILHEAIHLKLSDLIRTGAIVTDDDPVELPWGRRTALSNSVFAYHAYAHMQVFREAVKHLGPDCYAEFGAPRDYDAPAHAMSVVKNDVKPYSRAEERLAYLHSQLSGPLSPRVTPYGRELVAWLWDTVRPLVDGVATGDTAPRAAASTPAPSNSSRAPSSVRYRQGRDLSLRRSPASEVLFALDPSSQKIVTLNLSAWLAFELCDGKTEEEVLTSYTSSLGLGAERAWAQLAPTLRGLESSGMIEQVTEGGAP; encoded by the coding sequence GTGCAACAGATTGAGGTCATCCGGCAGCTCGACCATCGGTTCCAGCATCAGGAGCCGTTTGGGAACTCATTGAAAATCGTGTTGCGTGTCATCGAACGCTACAAGTTCGTTCTAGAGGTGTTGTCGCGCCAGGACGCGCGGTTGCGAGCACTGACGGAGCGCGTCGAGGCGCTGGACACCGCGTCTGTGAATGTCTTGTTCGGTGACCTGCTCGTGCGCGCCGCGCTGGAGACGGCCATCAGCAAGCTGGAGACGACGGGGCGGGTAGGGGCGGTGCGTGACACCTTCCCGGCGCTGCTCGGAGAGGCACTCGATTCGCTGGAGGAGAGCCGTCGGCTGTCCGTCGCGCGCAAGGCGATGGGGCGTGACTTCACGGTGGGGCCTTCGGGCCGCACCTGGGTCTGGGACCTCCCGGACACACCGTCGCGGGTCGGGGACCTGCTGCGCGACAGCATCCGCACCGGGTTCATGCCTGGGGCCAAGAGCAGCGTCGAAATCATCCGTCCGACGCCACGCATGGTGGAAGGCCTGGAGCGGGCCTGTGAGCTGCTCCGGCGGCTGGTGCCGGAGATGGCGCAGAGCGTCTTCCTGCACCTGCACTGCATCGCCGTGGCGAACATCCGGGGCCCGCGTGGCCGGATGCTCACCGGCTCCGGGGGCGACGGCACGCCGTGCATGATTTTCATCGACCCGGACGAGCTGGAGAACCCGTGGGACACGGCGGGCCACATCCTGCATGAGGCGATTCACCTCAAGCTCTCCGACCTGATTCGCACGGGCGCCATCGTGACGGATGACGACCCGGTGGAGCTGCCCTGGGGACGGCGGACGGCCCTGTCCAACAGCGTCTTCGCCTACCACGCGTACGCGCACATGCAGGTGTTCCGCGAGGCGGTGAAGCACCTGGGGCCGGACTGCTACGCGGAGTTCGGCGCGCCCCGTGACTACGACGCTCCGGCCCACGCGATGTCGGTGGTGAAGAACGACGTCAAGCCCTACTCCCGGGCCGAGGAGCGGCTGGCGTACCTGCACTCGCAGCTCTCGGGCCCGCTGTCGCCCCGGGTGACGCCCTACGGGCGCGAGCTCGTCGCGTGGCTCTGGGACACGGTTCGTCCCCTGGTGGACGGAGTCGCCACGGGCGACACCGCTCCGCGCGCCGCGGCCTCCACGCCGGCACCGTCCAACTCCAGCAGGGCGCCGTCCTCGGTGCGTTACCGGCAGGGGCGGGACCTCTCGTTGCGCCGCTCTCCGGCGTCGGAGGTGTTGTTCGCGCTGGACCCCTCGTCGCAGAAGATCGTCACCCTGAACCTGTCGGCGTGGCTCGCCTTCGAGCTGTGTGACGGCAAGACGGAGGAAGAGGTTCTCACCTCGTACACGTCGTCGCTGGGGCTCGGGGCCGAGCGCGCCTGGGCCCAGCTGGCGCCCACGCTCAGGGGCCTGGAGTCAAGCGGGATGATTGAGCAGGTCACCGAGGGAGGTGCACCGTGA